In Flavobacterium endoglycinae, one DNA window encodes the following:
- the yaaA gene encoding peroxide stress protein YaaA, with the protein MKIVISPAKSLNFEKELPTSQYTEPSFLKEARVVHKVVKQKKPAELSELMSISDKLADLNWKRNQDWKTPFTPENARPAVYTFDGDVYTGLDAYTIPLEKLDVLQDKLRILSGLYGLLKPLDLMQAYRLEMGTKMPVGESKNLHDFWKPTVTKALNKELKKGDLFVNLASNEYFSAVDVKALKVPVITPDFKDYKDGKLKMISFFAKKARGMMVRYIIDTNAETIDDLKGFNYEGYQFDANLSKGNHLVFTR; encoded by the coding sequence ATGAAAATTGTTATATCTCCAGCGAAATCATTGAATTTCGAAAAAGAATTACCAACATCTCAATATACAGAACCATCTTTTTTAAAAGAAGCGCGAGTGGTTCATAAAGTGGTTAAACAAAAAAAGCCAGCTGAATTATCAGAATTAATGTCAATCTCAGACAAACTAGCCGATTTAAACTGGAAAAGAAATCAGGATTGGAAAACGCCTTTTACTCCTGAAAATGCCCGTCCGGCGGTTTATACTTTTGATGGGGATGTTTATACAGGATTAGATGCTTATACTATTCCGTTAGAAAAATTAGATGTTCTACAAGATAAACTTAGAATCTTATCTGGTCTTTACGGACTTTTAAAACCACTTGATTTAATGCAGGCGTACCGTTTAGAAATGGGAACTAAAATGCCAGTTGGAGAATCTAAAAATCTTCACGATTTCTGGAAACCAACTGTTACGAAAGCTTTAAATAAAGAATTAAAAAAAGGGGATTTGTTTGTGAACTTGGCAAGTAACGAATATTTTTCTGCGGTTGATGTTAAAGCTTTAAAAGTGCCTGTAATTACTCCAGATTTCAAAGATTACAAAGATGGAAAACTAAAAATGATCAGCTTCTTTGCGAAAAAGGCGAGAGGAATGATGGTTCGTTATATTATCGATACAAATGCTGAAACTATTGATGATTTAAAAGGTTTCAATTATGAAGGATATCAATTTGATGCGAATCTTTCAAAAGGAAATCATTTAGTTTTTACAAGATAG